Genomic DNA from Lactuca sativa cultivar Salinas chromosome 8, Lsat_Salinas_v11, whole genome shotgun sequence:
GCCAAACCCTTTTCCCACTTCCCAAAACCGTGTATCTTATAAAGAATCCTGATTGAAAATATAAGTATAGACAACACACAAGCACGTGTAGGAAGCCGGAATTCATTTCCGGACAACCAAAGCTCAGGTGGCATTGACCACTCATAAATCCGGGAAGCATGAGGAAGAATGGTCTCCACTGGAAGAGACAACTGCCGGAGATACCGGGTAGCaattccatagaagttgaccggAGGTAATTCCAATCCAATGGAATGAGCAATTGAAGCAGCTAATGATTCCAACTTCTGAATAGAAATACAATGTAATGGTCTGAACATACGGTTTGAACTTAATGGACACGCGTTAGTTGGGGATCCGATTTGTTTTTCTATTTCAAGAAAGGCTGTGAAATAAGGGAGTTTTCCTTCAAGTGTCCATTTTGCTATATCAGTTGACAGAATTGGCTCTCTTGCCAGGTGGCAGAGTAAAAAAGAAATGGCTAAAGAATAAGGTAAGGGTATTGTTTTGCTTACGGATCTATACCATATCATTACGGATCGTTTTCCGAGTATGTTATGAGGTTCGGATTTGTGTTTGGCAATCGGTACAACAACTTCTGTTTCCCCTGAAATAGAATAAGCAAATGTAAGTATTTCACTTTataaaaacaccaaaaaaaaaaacattaaaacgaATACCTTGTACTTGAGATTCTGATTCATTAATAACCTCATCAGCCCAATCATCACTGAAAAGCTTAGTGGATGCCACAAATCTTAACCAAATGGGCTCGACCATATCAACAATTATAGGACACACATTAAATTTTTCAACCAAAGCCTTAACCTGCAACTCAATCATGATCTGTACTCCCATCACATATCTCATCCGAATTTCTGAATAATAATCTTCATAACTCAATGTTCTTGGCCTTCTCCCAAAATCAATAGGCTCAGTGGGACCCaccccatcatcatcatcatcatcaacctcTTGGGTCCTTAAAGTTTCCCAAAACTGTGAAGGGGGTTGGGATTGAGAGAGAGGTTCAGGTTTGACCACAGCTACACGTCTTTGCACAATTCCACCAACATTTTCCTTTGTTAAAAGGATCTCATCATTATCAACAGCAGTATCCCTGATTCCATCTGCTTGAGAGCCACATCTTTGGCAGTAAAAGAAACCATCAGAGCCATCGTCCATGCCCACAAAACCACAAACTTGGCATTCCAAACCTAATCTATCTGTCATCTTTGGACAATGTGTATTTTCTTATATGTGTATTTCCTGTTATGTTCCTGTTATGAACACAAAGTGTATTTCATGTTATGGACAGTAGCAATTGAACAATTATGAACAGAGCAATTGAAAAATTATGAACACCAGGCAGAAAAACAGATACACCAGTGACAGCAGGCAATAACCACATATGATTTCGATTACTGAAATCAGGGGGAAAAGGAAAATCGAGAGCATGCAATTGAATGCAGTTGAAAAAAAGTAACGCATACTTCTAAAATTTGCAGACATCATACAGATTTCGATATCAACAAACACATATGATTTCGATTTCAACTGAAATCAGGGGAAAGGGAAAATCTAGAGCAGGCACACTTAAACGAAAGCAGGATGAAGAAAATCGCACCTGAATCGAATAGAATCTGTGGTATGCAACGGTCGCCGGTGCTGTTGGGTGCGACGGTATCCGGCGATAGAAGTCGGCGGCGAGCTATCGACGGCAGGTAATCGGGAATCGCCTGAGGAGGCGACGAGAGAAGAAGGGAGGCTGCTGCGTGAAAGCATAGGAGCGAAAAGTTTTTATTATGTTAAAAAGGATATTTTGGTCAATTCTTAAATGTAGTGAAATAAGCTTGTCTTATAAAAAATGGCTTATTggattttaaaaaaattgtaatCCAGACATTATTTATATTTGTGAAACTATTAAAACTATCTAACGATAGATAACCAAAAATTTGTTGATTGGTAAATCATAATTTTCCAAGTTTAACTCAAATTATCATATTTGTTACTTGTTGGTTATCCGGTGATATAAGTGATTtggcaacttttttttttgtaatatctgtttttcttttgaagaattatgtttttatataattaaatattttactttATTACATCGTAAACATTTTTTCTCAAGAAAAAATGTTTGGATTGTGTTTTGATGTACAACATTATTGATTTATTAGCTTTTTgatatcaagaaaaaaaaattaaaacataacTTCAAGTTGAAAAGGTTAGGAAATTTTGGCTTTCTAAATTAAGCATATCATTTTCCAAATTAAACTTGTTTTCAAGCTTTTTACAAAACTATGGTTTGAGTTGGCTTGTAACATAGGCAATTTGGGATGAAAATGGTTTTGGAACCGAACATACTGACTTGGAAATGAAAAGTGGaaattcaaaaacctaatagAGTTTGATTCAGGATTTTATATTTCTTTGATTTAGACAACCCGGAGTGGAGGGGGAAAAACGCGTGGAAGCTGACGTGTCAGCCCCCACGACGCGTAAACACCGCGTTCACGCCCCCACTTCCGGTGGGTTGGGTGTGGCGTGAAGTTGGAGACGGAAGAAGACGCACGATGTGATAGGTTATTCTCTTTTTGACCCTGACTGTTTGCATGTGAacgttatatattaaaaaatatatatattattaatttactCTATCTCTCTATATATACATCCACTTTaaacatttttttcaaaacaaaacccaCAAACTCTTTCAACTCAAAAACACacattcaacaaaaaaaaatagataaTTCATAGGGCGATTCTGATGACGAGTTGGTATTGCACACACTAGTGTCTGCGGCACAAGACATGGTTCGTGAGAGAGACAAAAGTTCACACGGCGAGAAGAAACATAGAAAATGGATCAATCGGGATTGAGAGGCGGCAAATGAACTTTTGGTACGTGATTATTTTACCCCTGATAGTTTATATAACCTATCGAAATTTGAAaaatgttttcgtattagtagaaaTTTATTCTTACGTATAACTAGAGATTTGGAACGTAATTATGAGTTTTTCCAATTACGATGGGATGCTAGAGGTAAACGTGATTTTatgtaacgtctgtgtttccgggcttgccatatttagcaatataatagtctaggttaacctttgtaacccgttttcaaataataagaatgtattatttgagtattatgtgttttgtgcttaattgcttaattatgtggtctgattaattaagaataaaaataagcgtcaaaatttaagtgtaaaataaacttaatatctttggttaatgttgtagtagtcgaaacgaggtttccgaatatatatagaacgcccaaatctgacttcgtatgaggaagttatgatttatcaaagttccggcttagcggtatacagcctgttatactcgaattgagatcgagcggttgttagccgaagcaatctaaatgagaatcgaagatctcattgttggtatcgaagcgataaaaagttaggcgagaacggacgtcaaacgaagaagttatgaatttataacgaaagtttctgtcgcggcctattaaaaataattaataaaaataaagtcaaaattagccgatggagtctaaacgaaagtcgtagagcgtagtctcaccttcgcgtggatataaagaacgtcgaaaacggagttcgtatgaagaagttatgaatttccgaagtttattaatcattttatatttttatttaattcaaaatcggaggcattatccaaagccgtgtcaccggtgtaatccggagtacgccccgcgtacgaggttacgctatcgcgtaactccgatagtgtcgacacttcagatgacgcatgcaatgacgatttcggacgcgtacgcgctgcgtacgcctgtacgccccgcgtactccgaggttccagcctctatataaaggatccgaaggcagcctcatttcttgttcattttcttctcttctctctagtcttttgcatcgtttttcgtgccgaagctaccccgaagtcccggtatcatactctagccccgaggcaagtctcgagaccccgaagatcccgagaagcgcggttcccgagtcgaagctctgcccgcgagaagttcgattttcgaggagatcttccagatctgctgaggaatactacttctataagccgtagtgctgtcagatcgtcttctgatcaagtgagtgtgtagttatttcttctaatacaataatacgaagtattttatataaaaaaatacgtgttatgtgtatatatttggttgtgttatgtgtgaatgagtattcactctcttctatcttatagatctgcttatttctttatgagatatgtgttatgtgtgtgtgtgcctcgtctgttatgtgatatatgtgttgattcaagcatgctatacaggttttctttaaactatgtatacaaatgtatatttttatctactaatatgttgggtagaacatgggtagatagttggtgtgtaataaacagatgagaggcctcgatgttgttgttgttgttgatctagttattcagcggagtatggataacgaccacagactctttctagacagtccagtggaacgctagcaggttcataacctgtaggtgttgtgaacgatgtgttcaccggtgtactctatccccctcatggttgcctttaggatatctattgttgaggaaacccctcgcagtgatgtccgtcccgatgaaaatcctagattaggtcccttgagatagttgttttagggacgtaaagtgaggataacgggaatgggtaatcgggatagtgattggttggtgaaattaaatataacttatttattgtgggttgaaaaccctatatgctcaccaggctcccaagcctgacccactcagttttatttgtattacaggaagtggcacaagggcgtaagatggatggatcatcttgttgttttgtttacaagtctatatatgtatatatttgttgaatgacttgtaatgtttatcgtttatgctttatggtctgtatcggaacatgacatcccgagttttgattatataatgaaatgctttgataaatattattttatcatgttttgtttttgggaacaaattccgcaactctttcaaatcaaaaggatttactctgaaattatttaaaagcataaatgaaaatcggtcttttctggccgagattttggggatgtcacattttacTACAATACAAAAATATACGGCCGCTCTTAGACAATTGGGATATGATATAACCACAGACGCATCATATCAGTATCTGAAAATGTCTAAGAGGACGGGTCGAGAAtgtacacatcttttctgtgagtATGTTATAGAGATTTACTGTGATATATACTTATGACATCCGACTAAAAGTGATGTTGAACAGTTGTATGTCGTGCATCAAGCTAAACATGGTTTTCCATGGATGCTTGGTAGTATTAATTATACACATTGGGAGTGGCAAAATTGTCCTAATGTGTGGCGCAGACAATTCACTCGAGGAGATCATGGGGTCCCGACTGTTATATTGGAGGTGGTTATTTCACATGACCTATGGTTTTGGCATGCATTCTTTGGTATAGTAGGGTCCAACAATGACCAGAATGTGCTTCAAGTGTATCCGTTATTTAACAATATTTTGTAGGGTAGAGCACCAGACATGTCATACGTTGTGAATGGAAATGAATATAAGTATGGGcatggttgtagaactcgctactcgaTACCTGTTCGGCCAACTACCGAGTAATGAGTACttgggagtactcggatttggtaattcatgtaggcatatttttagggaaattatatatgtcaaaatcataaattaaaaccataagttgattgaaatatataacaaaactagatacatgtgaatacacagaGACTAAAAACACACAATGGtcccattgatgggttttgagcactacatcaatcatatggtgcacatgcaaccctaatgctttgaatctaggtttttctcatgtTATACATGCAATCTTAATCATCCACAACatgaaccctaatctagcatacaatttcgagattcataacataaaaacaagttagatgaatacctctttgttgtagcttgtagatttttaccttcaagagcttagtgcctcaaatgtgatacctctgataagtcacaaacaccaaaagcaatggaggattatgagagagagagagagaaagagagaggtggagagagagatagagagggaAGGAGGGATGGGAAGCACTAAAATCAGCTAGGCTTTCTTTCTTAGAAGCATAGGCTGATTTTGGGAGTGTTaggggctccttatatagctgagcttCTAGGGattcatccttcagcccaatactcctagcatattgtgagtgcttaaccctactcagtcccttcgtaaggggatctgatgggttctgctctgacaataccctctttactatacgaggagtccttcttatactcgatgtctaatgaaatgatatttcctttcgatgtgcctggatctaccatgatcccttggttccttggttaaggcgaccgcaccctcgttatcacagaaaatctccataggctcctttatggtggctggtacaactccaaggtctccaatgaagttctttagccatattgcctccttcgacgctttgctcgctgctatgtactctgattcgcacgttgaatcaaccacagtctcctacttggaacttttccatgttactactcctccattaagggtatatacccagcccgactgagagcgaaaattatctCGGTTGGTctaaaagctggcatcactataccctgtcactctcaagtcatcactcccaccaagggtaaggacccaatccttagtccttcgtaggtacttaagaatgttcttaactgtcgtctagtgagctctaccaggattcccttgatatctactaaccatgcttaaagcaaaggctacattaggatgagtacatgtcatagcatacatgatcgagccaacggcgGAGCATATAGTACTCGGCTCATTTTTTCTATCTCGtcatcggtactcggactctgagtcttactcagtttggtgttgctttggatagccaattctcttttcttggaattctccatgttgaaacgtttcaacaccttgtccaagtaggtactttgactaagtcctattaatcTTTTACTgatatttctcaaaatccttatacCCAAAATGTAAGCACCTTCCCCGAGatctttcatagcgaaacacttcccaagctatgacttaacctcctacaaggttgggacgtcgtttcctatgagaagtatgtcatccacatacaacaccagaaagctaactatactcccactagcttttacatatacgcaggactcatcctcgcttctcgaaacccaaactctttgactttcttatcaaaacaaagattccatttgcgagatgcttgctttaatccataagtgggtttctcaagcttacacactctattcgggtactttgcatctacaaaaccctctggctgacacatgtaaacatcttcaacctacttctcattaaggaaagcggttttgacatccatttgccatatttcataatcatgaaatacagCTATGGCTAATATAACGCTTATAGACTTGATATTCACTACTagtgagaatgtctcatcatagtcaactccaggagtttgagtaaagccctttgcaaccaatcgtgtcttataagtgtgtacatttccatctatgtcggtcttcttcttaaagatccatttacactcgaccgtcttacgacctagtacattgtcaaccaagttccaaacttgattgtcatacatggagtgAATCTCGTTGTctatcgcctctttccactttgcagactcttggcccaccatggcttccttgtagttgttaggttcatccaactTTACCAAttatactatcactaataaacgtatcaccttcagttgttatatggaaaccatataacacaggtagaACACTAATTCTACTGGaaagtctaagaggtaaggactcatcaactTGTTCAACAGGAATCTCATCCTCGGattgagcgctagtgttagaggttcctttatcacttaactcttgaatctcttcaaggtcaatttgcctcctactATCCTATTGACATATAAGTTCTCTTTCACGAAAGATACaccttcgtgctacaaagaccacgttctcactaggtctatagaacaaatatccaaaggatttttgtgggtggcCGATTAAAATAcaacgctcactacgaggttctagcttgtcgtgagtctctcgtcttacgaaagccttgcaaccccaaaccttgatatgtgctaatgagggaaccttccatgtccacatcttgtgaagtattttggcaaccttcttagttgggactagattaaggatatgggtggcagtctctaaggcatacccccagaattaGATAGGCaatgaagcttgactcatcatggaacgaaccatgtccagcaaggtccgattgcgcctctcatccacaccattaagttgtggtgtcctaggtggcgtcatttgtgaaacaattccacattccttaagatactcATGGAACTCGacactaagatactcaccacctctatcggaTCGGAACATCTTTATCTTCTGGCCCAATTGGTTCtctacttcttgcttaaactctttgaacttttcaaaagtttctgacttatgcttgattaagtagatatacctatatctgctataatcatcagtaagagtcacgtagaagcgattcgcatcccttgtggtggatctgaagggtccacacacatctgtatgtatgagatccaaaatTTACTCACCTCTTTCCCaagaaccagtgaaaggtgatttagtcatctttcctagCAAACAAGACTAGTACGTGTCATCTGACCTAAGgttaaatgactccaacactccatcctttcggatttgggctatgtgcttcttgttgacatgtccaagatgacaatgccacaaacatgattTATCTAAaccaatatgcaacacattatttcctaagttatctacaaccatcacaatttcatatactcCATTACtgggcaatgcttcaaaataaagagTACCATTAtagaaaacattaatagaaccaatttcgttattaaacaaaaatctaaaaccttgtctgtacaaaccatgaaaggaaatgatATTCCTTGTcatctctgacgagtagcaacaattattcaattctaatcctaacccactactaagcactaaagaataaactccaatcttggtgacaggtgacgctttcctattccccatgatcaagttcatattcccatgctccacatccctacttattcttagaccctgcaaattagaacaaatgtgaaaaccatatcccgtatcgaggacccaagaactagcatgtgatgagttattagatagaatagtgtaaatacctacgaaggtgggctttatcttctcATTCTTGATATCCTGCAGATACTTCGGGCAACTTTGTTTCCCAAtgcctt
This window encodes:
- the LOC111908641 gene encoding TATA box-binding protein-associated factor RNA polymerase I subunit B, whose protein sequence is MTDRLGLECQVCGFVGMDDGSDGFFYCQRCGSQADGIRDTAVDNDEILLTKENVGGIVQRRVAVVKPEPLSQSQPPSQFWETLRTQEVDDDDDDGVGPTEPIDFGRRPRTLSYEDYYSEIRMRYVMGVQIMIELQVKALVEKFNVCPIIVDMVEPIWLRFVASTKLFSDDWADEVINESESQVQGETEVVVPIAKHKSEPHNILGKRSVMIWYRSVSKTIPLPYSLAISFLLCHLAREPILSTDIAKWTLEGKLPYFTAFLEIEKQIGSPTNACPLSSNRMFRPLHCISIQKLESLAASIAHSIGLELPPVNFYGIATRYLRQLSLPVETILPHASRIYEWSMPPELWLSGNEFRLPTRACVLSILIFSIRILYKIHGFGKWEKGLAKRKDGKESKILDKKAESESECNMSSLSNNLVSESYDKLLPKQSNLDATKILLLLESKYSQLIDTSVDGRDLETYLEYCKNVVFAGVELSFEDHEEDQIIVDLWNYYHKEEEDHKPSSPSSNCGSHKRPLDFSKTNMNMNKVKKPKDENDAKISNETQKEKAIRGMISNMEEKRFCYIPPRTKIKRADDYLHYTRKKDDGNYTYAAHADYYILLRSCARVGRLDVRIMHGAVLSFERRLAWLEKNIDQCLKEMPSFQVSCELCQQDDMNGDESMDFLS